Proteins from a single region of Engystomops pustulosus chromosome 5, aEngPut4.maternal, whole genome shotgun sequence:
- the ATAD2 gene encoding ATPase family AAA domain-containing protein 2 isoform X2 translates to MTKKKVENGHNLSDSSLDKTNESMNMSNTEEKRFTRRVARLQADATTNGDCNEEELSPKEKRTLRTTRSTEKASAHEENGDVEVRRSGRIRRSKYSTTNQSVLFDKLITNTAEAVLQKMDHMKKMRRRRLREFEDLGVFNDTEEENIDMYSRVKRKRKVTQLDEETTDNQEESGDSSEEGEDHEDEDEDEDEDEDGEEDNQKRYELRQRKAVVPYQVPLQEPRHHKKRDMFYATSTSPSRRRTYRFGSAGPRSPYCKRRLNRRRHAIHSSDSTSSSSSSSSDDEQHFERRLNRSRNKAISRCLPMNLLRDDLKGLQKDRMKIGASLADVDPMQIDTSVRFSSVGGLSRHIASLKEMVVFPLLYPEIFEKFKIQPPRGCLFYGPPGTGKTLVARALANECSVGDRRVAFFMRKGADCLSKWVGESERQLRLLFDQAYQMRPAIIFFDEIDGLAPVRSSRQDQIHSSIVSTLLALMDGLDSRGEIVVIGATNRLDSIDPALRRPGRFDREFLFSLPDKNARLEILKIHTKEWNPKPSEMFLQELSEKCVGYCGADIKSVCAEAALCAVRRRYPQIYTTSDKLVLDISSIKITAKDFILAMQKIVPAAQRAVVSPGQALSSIIQPLLTNTLQNILVALKKVFPHAEEGLKSKESGSSGHMLDEDLLYSDDEQLSVFENGIIHKQPNNQKESHRPFLHLSVNANQQPTSYRPRMLLAGSPGLGQGTHLAPAVIHSLEKFTVYTLDLAVLFGVSVVSPEENCAQLFREAKRTAPSILYIPHIHLWWETVSYTMKATFNTLLKNIPSFSPILLLATCDVTYADLPEEVQELFLDDYGEVFHVPLPNKEERRAFFEDLILNQAAKPPSSKKKAVLQALEVLPVAPPPEPRELTAEELKRLEEQEEDTLRELRLFLRDVTHRLAIDKRFRAFTKPVDLEEVPDYVTVIAQPMDLSTIISKIDLHKYQTVKEYMRDIDLICSNALEYNPDKDPGDRLIRHRACTLRDATYAIIKQELDEEFEKLCEEIQESRKKRGCSSSRYIPSYYHVLPKNAPVQDGKKTDSENPEKVSGSAFPVAASTPSIGKRKYKRKSRWSSGCLAKKKKVTRSDKHEEEPGSDADHELQESSLDQTELELVDESSMEAENVHLEDVPKETAKTSPTKDTRTPAAAEEPVENPAPAVNGDHVETSDLCVLRMTRGRQMQVEQQHLISVDKIMDILSESGQTLQVNHEHLKALLNKIVDKSKGYNVLQLEKLYALLSQCIYRHRKDYDKAQLIQEMEREVANFRV, encoded by the exons ATGACCaagaaaaaagtagaaaatggaCATAACCTTTCAGATTCCAGCTTGGACAAAACCAATGAGTCCATGAACATGAGTAACACAGAAGAGAAAAGATTTACTAG GAGAGTGGCCAGATTGCAAGCAGATGCAACGACCAATGGTGACTGCAATGAAG AGGAACTCTCACCTAAAGAGAAGAGAACTTTAAGAACCACAAGAAGCACCGAGAAGGCCAGCGCCCATGAAGAAAATGGGGATGTTGAAGTACGCCGCAGCGGCCGGATCAGGAGAAGCAAATACAGCACGACAAATCAGTCCGTGTTGTTCGATAAACTTATAACAAA TACCGCTGAAGCCGTTCTGCAAAAGATGGATCACATGAAGAAAATGCGGCGGCGCAGATTGCGCGAGTTCGAGGACTTAGGAGTTTTCAATGATACTGAAGAA GAGAATATCGATATGTACTCTCGTGTGAAGAGGAAACGCAAAGTTACACAGCTTGATGAAGAAACCACAGACAATCAGGAGGAAAGTGGAG ATTCTTCGGAAGAAGGTGAAGACCATGAGGATGAAGATGAAGATGAAGACGAGGATGAAGATGGTGAAGAAGACAATCAGAAACGCTATGAGCTGAGACAAAGAAAAGCCGTTGTGCCTTATCAGGTTCCCTTACAAG AACCAAGACACCACAAGAAGCGGGATATGTTTTATGCTACCTCCACATCTCCTTCGAGGAGAAGAACCTACCGGTTTGGATCTGCAGGCCCAAGAAGTCCTTACTGCAAAAGGAGACTCAACAG GAGAAGGCATGCCATCCACAGCAGCGATTCCACatcatcttcctcctcttcctcatcagATGATGAACAGCACTTTGAGAGGCGCCTGAATCGGAGTCGTAACAAGGCTATTAGCAG GTGCCTGCCAATGAACCTCTTGAGAGATGATTTGAAAGGACTACAGAAAGATCGGATGAAAATTGGTGCCAGCCTTGCTGATGTTGATCCCATGCAGATTGATACTTCT GTGCGGTTCAGCAGTGTCGGTGGCCTGTCTAGACACATAGCCTCTCTGAAAGAGAtggtggttttcccattgctttatCCAGAAATCTTTGAAAAATTTAAGATCCAACCTCCACG AGGATGCTTATTCTATGGTCCCCCTGGTACCGGAAAGACCTTGGTCGCTCGCGCTTTGGCCAATGAATGCAGTGTGGGTGATAGAAGAGTTGCCTTCTTCATGAGGAAAGGTGCAGATTGCTTGAGCAAATGGGTTGGAGAATCTGAACGTCAGCTGAGGTTATTGTTTGATCAG gcttATCAAATGCGTCCTGCAATCATCTTTTTTGATGAAATTGATGGCCTGGCTCCCGTACGTTCAAGCAGACAAGACCAGATTCACAG tTCCATAGTATCCACGCTGTTGGCTCTAATGGATGGTTTGGACAGCCGAGGAGAAATCGTTGTAATAGGAGCAACCAACAGACTTGACTCTATAGATCCAGCTCTCAGACGGCCTGGACGATTTGACAGAGAATTTCTTTTTAGCCTCCCTGATAAAAAT GCAAGACTAGAAATTCTCAAAATTCATACAAAGGAATGGAATCCCAAACCATCAGAAATGTTTCTGCAAGAATTGTCTGAGAAGTGTGTCG GTTATTGCGGTGCAGATATAAAGTCGGTTTGCGCCGAAGCTGCCCTGTGTGCTGTACGCAGACGATACCCCCAGATTTACACAACATCGGACAAGTTGGTACTGGATATATCTTCTATTAAAATCACTGCTAAAGACTTCATATTGGCCATGCAGAAAATAGTGCCGGCAGCACAGAGAGCGGTGGTTTCCCCAGGACAAGCCCTCTCCTCCATTATTCAGCCCCTGTTGACAAATACTCTCCAGAACATCCTGGTCGCTCTAAAGAAGGTTTTCCCACATGCAGAAGAAGGACTGAAGAGCAAAGAATCTG GTTCTTCAGGTCACATGCTGGATGAGGACTTGCTGTACAGCGATGATGAGCAACTCTCTGTGTTTGAAAATGGGATTATTCACAAGCAACCCAATAACCAAAAAGAAAGTCATCGTCCTTTTCTTCACCTCAGTGT AAATGCAAATCAACAACCAACGTCTTACAGACCCAGGATGCTGCTAGCCGGAAGTCCTGGACTTGGCCAGGGGACGCACTTGGCTCCAGCAGTCATACACTCTTTGGAAAAgttcactgtatacacactggacTTGGCTGTTCTGTTTGGTGTCAGTGTTGTATCTCCTGAAGAGAACTGTGCACAG CTTTTCCGTGAGGCAAAAAGAACCGCTCCAAGTATCCTTTACATTCCACACATTCACCTCTGGTGGGAGACGGTCAGCTACACCATGAAGGCAACGTTCAACACTTTACTCAAAAACATCCCGTCGTTTTCTCCAATTCTTTTGCTTGCAACCTGTGATGTGACATACGCTGATCTACCTGAAGAG GTGCAAGAACTTTTCCTGGATGATTATGGGGAAGTTTTTCATGTTCCCCTACCCAACAAGGAAGAACGGAGAGCTTTCTTTGAGGATCTTATTTTGAATCAAGCTGCCAAGCCTCCATCGTCAAAGAAAAAAGCAG TTTTGCAGGCCCTCGAAGTATTACCCGTGGCTCCTCCTCCTGAACCCCGGGAGCTGACCGCTGAGGAGCTGAAGAGGTTGGAGGAGCAAGAAGAAGACACACTTCGCGAGTTGCGACTCTTCCTTAGAGACGTGACCCATAGGCTTGCCATTGATAAACGCTTCCGAGCTTTTACAAAACCAGTGGACCTTGAAGAG gttCCTGATTATGTTACGGTGATCGCACAGCCGATGGACCTTTCAACTATTATCAGCAAAATTGATCTGCACAAGTATCAGACAGTAAAGGAATATATGAGAGATATTGATCTTATATGCAGCAATGCACTGGAGTACAATCCAGATAAGGATCCAGGGG ACCGTTTAATCCGCCATAGAGCGTGCACTTTAAGAGATGCCACATATGCAATAATAAAACAAGAATTGGATGAAGAATTCGAAAAACTTTGCGAAGAAATTCAGGAGTCTCGTAAAAAGAGAG gttGTTCATCTTCAAGGTATATTCCATCATATTACCATGTGCTTCCTAAAAATGCCCCTGTTCAGGATGGAAAGAAAACTGATTCCGAAAACCCAGAAAAGGTTTCTGGATCAGCTTTTCCAGTTGCAGCAAGCACTCCAAGCATAG GAAAGAGAAAATACAAGAGGAAAAGCCGCTGGAGCTCAGGCTGCTTGGCTAAAAAGAAAAAGGTGACCCGGTCAGATAAACATGAGGAAGAACCGGGCAGTGATGCCGACCATGAGCTGCAGGAGTCCAGTCTAGATCAGACGGAATTGGAACTTGTAGATGAGTCTTCAATGGAGGCAGAAAATGTTCATCTAGAAGACGTGCCAAAAGAAACTGCAAAAACCTCCCCAACCAAGGACACACGAACACCTGCCGCAGCCGAGGAACCTGTGGAAAATCCTGCACCTGCTGTGAACGGTGACCACGTGGAAACAAGTG